In Verrucomicrobiia bacterium, the following proteins share a genomic window:
- a CDS encoding delta-60 repeat domain-containing protein — protein MKPLLAALIRKRAAWRLNPDGTLDTTFNPSTHGFTYCMVVQPDGAILVGGDAIGSDIAQGSALVRFHPDGSLDEGFKAAIPYPGLVFSIALQANGKMIIGGHLTDVSGVSRTNLARLDPDGSLDPTFNPGVGSDSWEVDSLALQADGNVVVTGPFTTLAGQKSFDSGRLLNNEPAVQYLTFDGSTVSWTRGGSAPEVWRATFEYSPDGISWTNLGEATREPGGWEMTGLSLPATGRIRARGYTTGGYGNGSSWFVESLWPPALVISNARVSTSGQVQLEASGPSGQTVVLESSPDLKTWIPVGTNTLLSGATPLIDPQPAQSLMRFYRLHLK, from the coding sequence ATGAAACCTTTGCTGGCTGCGCTTATACGCAAGCGAGCGGCTTGGCGGCTAAATCCCGATGGGACTTTAGACACGACATTTAATCCCAGCACCCACGGCTTCACGTATTGCATGGTGGTCCAGCCAGATGGCGCCATTCTCGTCGGCGGCGATGCCATCGGGTCGGACATTGCCCAGGGCAGCGCGCTGGTCCGATTTCATCCCGACGGCTCCCTGGACGAAGGTTTTAAGGCGGCGATTCCTTATCCTGGCCTCGTTTTTTCGATAGCGTTGCAGGCGAACGGAAAAATGATCATTGGCGGCCATCTAACGGACGTCAGCGGTGTAAGCCGGACCAACCTGGCCCGCCTGGACCCTGATGGCTCCCTGGACCCAACCTTTAATCCTGGCGTGGGAAGCGATTCCTGGGAAGTGGACTCGCTGGCCTTGCAAGCGGACGGGAATGTCGTTGTTACAGGTCCGTTCACTACCTTGGCCGGGCAGAAGTCCTTTGATTCCGGACGGCTGCTCAATAACGAACCCGCCGTTCAATACCTGACCTTCGACGGTTCTACCGTCTCCTGGACCCGCGGCGGCTCCGCGCCGGAGGTCTGGCGGGCAACCTTCGAGTATTCGCCGGATGGCATCTCCTGGACTAACCTGGGAGAGGCCACCAGGGAGCCCGGCGGCTGGGAAATGACTGGGCTGTCATTGCCCGCCACCGGCAGAATCCGGGCGCGCGGTTACACAACCGGGGGATATGGTAATGGCTCCAGCTGGTTCGTGGAAAGCCTCTGGCCCCCGGCGCTCGTTATCTCGAATGCCCGGGTCTCGACCTCAGGCCAGGTGCAGCTCGAGGCCAGTGGCCCGAGTGGCCAAACCGTTGTGCTTGAGAGTTCGCCGGACCTCAAGACGTGGATACCTGTGGGCACCAACACCCTCCTCAGTGGAGCAACCCCGCTCATCGATCCACAGCCCGCCCAGTCTCTCATGCGTTTCTACCGGCTGCATCTGAAGTGA
- a CDS encoding CusA/CzcA family heavy metal efflux RND transporter, translated as MSASEFPLPEGQRRSSSIINRVVASSLRQRFLVVLATLLLILTGTWSLNRLPVEAYPDLSPPMVEIITQWPGRAAEEVERLITVPIEVEMNGTPNMTVLRSISLYGLSDVILTFRNGTDNYFARQQVFERIPDLTLPAGVTPSVAPLFSPSGLIYRYVLQSPDRSPLELKTIEDWIVERQYKSVSGVADDSGLGGETMQYQVLLDPVKVAGAGLSVSQIVTALGANNDNAGGGFYSEGGQFYYVRGLGRLHTPEDIGKVVLAVHNGIPVLVKDVGQVVIGHAPRLGQFGYQDQDDAVEGVILMRTGEKTQEVLERVEAKTRDLNQNVLPKDVKIHTFYNRSDLISLTTETVERNLLRGMVLVVIVLVFFLYDFRAGLIVATTIPLALLFAFICLDLRNVSANLLSIGAVDFGILVDGAVVMVENIFRQLAARQGQTFTIMEVIADAAAEVDRPIFYAVAVIAAGFLPIYVLSGPSGKLFTPMADTMIFALIGSLIVTLTLLPVVCSWAFRKGVRERRNAAFEAVRSAYTKGLDFCLAHPWGVTLASALVLAGSLLLLPAIGAEFMPHLDEGALWIRATMPYTISFEESRKIAPQVRQILRSYPEVTVVASEHGRPDDGTDPTGFFNVEFFVGLKPYREWKGKYRTKAELIEAINDKLIAFPGIIFNYTQPAEDAVDEAETGLKSALAVKVFGTDLNTLESKGKAIKHVLEGVRGIKEITLVQELGQPSLTVNTDRARIARYGLNVADINGLIEAAIGGSAATQVVQGEKQFDLVVRLEPQFRSNLDEIGNILVSTPDGSQIPLKEFADIRVQNGASFIYREDNSRYIGVQFSVEGRDLAGAVDDARRQVQAQVPLPQGYRLDWGGEYKDYTASRRQLNVVLPLTLFVIFLLLFALYRNFKFPLITVLGVLLSAPVGGIVALWLTHTPFSVSSGIGFLALFGVSVQTAVVYISYVNELRGSGMEFRRAIRDGAILRLRPIMMTALVAALGLLPAAIATGVGTDSQRPFALVIVSGLFTRLLISIFLMPALYVIVARPLDRLEV; from the coding sequence CTTCGTCGCTGCGGCAACGTTTCCTGGTGGTCCTGGCGACGCTCCTGCTCATCCTGACCGGAACCTGGTCGCTCAATCGGCTGCCGGTCGAGGCCTACCCGGACCTTTCGCCGCCCATGGTCGAGATCATCACCCAATGGCCGGGGCGCGCCGCCGAGGAAGTCGAACGGCTAATTACCGTGCCAATCGAAGTCGAAATGAACGGCACCCCGAACATGACTGTCCTTCGCTCGATCTCACTCTATGGTCTGTCCGACGTTATCCTGACTTTTCGCAACGGCACGGATAACTACTTCGCGCGCCAGCAGGTCTTCGAACGCATCCCGGACCTGACGCTGCCTGCGGGTGTAACGCCCTCGGTAGCGCCGCTGTTTTCGCCTTCAGGCTTGATTTATCGTTACGTGCTTCAGAGTCCTGACCGATCGCCTCTCGAGTTGAAGACCATTGAAGATTGGATAGTCGAGCGCCAATACAAATCGGTCTCCGGGGTGGCGGACGATTCGGGCCTTGGCGGCGAGACGATGCAGTATCAGGTGCTCCTGGACCCGGTGAAGGTCGCCGGCGCCGGGCTGTCTGTATCGCAAATCGTCACTGCCCTTGGCGCCAACAATGACAACGCCGGCGGCGGGTTCTATTCGGAGGGGGGACAGTTCTATTACGTGCGCGGCTTGGGCCGGTTGCACACGCCGGAGGACATCGGCAAGGTCGTCCTGGCGGTCCATAATGGAATTCCTGTTCTGGTAAAAGACGTGGGCCAGGTCGTGATCGGCCACGCGCCGCGCCTGGGCCAGTTTGGATACCAGGACCAGGACGACGCCGTGGAAGGGGTCATTCTGATGCGCACCGGCGAGAAGACCCAGGAGGTGCTCGAGCGCGTTGAGGCCAAAACCCGGGACCTCAATCAGAACGTCCTGCCCAAGGACGTCAAAATTCACACCTTTTACAACCGAAGCGACCTGATTTCGCTGACGACCGAGACGGTCGAGCGCAATCTCCTGCGGGGCATGGTCCTGGTTGTCATCGTGCTGGTCTTCTTTCTTTATGATTTTCGCGCCGGCTTGATTGTCGCGACCACCATCCCGCTGGCATTGTTATTCGCCTTCATCTGCCTCGATTTGCGCAACGTCTCGGCCAACCTCCTCTCCATCGGCGCAGTCGATTTCGGCATCCTGGTGGACGGGGCGGTCGTGATGGTGGAGAACATCTTCCGCCAGCTCGCCGCGCGCCAAGGCCAGACCTTCACGATTATGGAGGTCATCGCCGATGCCGCGGCTGAGGTGGACCGCCCGATCTTCTACGCCGTGGCGGTGATTGCCGCAGGCTTCCTGCCGATTTACGTTTTGTCCGGACCCTCAGGCAAACTCTTTACGCCGATGGCCGACACGATGATCTTCGCGCTGATCGGCTCGCTCATCGTCACGCTGACCCTGCTGCCGGTGGTCTGTTCCTGGGCCTTCCGCAAAGGCGTTCGTGAGCGGCGCAACGCCGCCTTCGAGGCGGTCCGGTCGGCTTACACCAAGGGCCTCGATTTCTGCCTCGCACATCCCTGGGGAGTCACACTGGCGTCGGCGCTGGTGCTGGCCGGCTCGCTGTTGCTGCTGCCCGCCATTGGCGCCGAGTTCATGCCGCATCTGGACGAAGGCGCGCTCTGGATTCGCGCCACCATGCCCTACACCATCTCCTTCGAGGAATCACGCAAGATAGCGCCCCAGGTCCGCCAAATCCTGCGCTCGTACCCTGAAGTTACCGTGGTCGCCTCAGAGCATGGCCGCCCCGATGACGGCACCGACCCAACCGGCTTTTTCAACGTGGAGTTCTTCGTCGGCCTCAAGCCCTATCGTGAATGGAAAGGAAAGTATCGCACGAAAGCAGAATTAATTGAAGCCATCAACGACAAGCTCATCGCCTTTCCCGGCATCATCTTTAATTACACCCAGCCGGCTGAAGACGCGGTCGATGAGGCTGAGACCGGCCTGAAGAGCGCGTTGGCGGTGAAAGTATTCGGCACGGACCTCAATACGCTCGAGAGCAAAGGCAAGGCCATCAAACATGTGTTGGAAGGGGTTCGCGGGATCAAGGAGATCACCCTGGTCCAGGAACTCGGCCAGCCCAGCCTCACGGTGAACACGGATCGCGCCAGGATCGCCCGCTATGGGCTCAACGTGGCGGACATCAACGGGCTGATCGAGGCGGCCATTGGCGGTTCCGCCGCTACCCAAGTGGTGCAAGGCGAAAAGCAATTCGACCTGGTCGTGCGGCTGGAGCCGCAATTCCGCAGTAACCTCGACGAGATCGGCAACATCCTGGTCTCGACGCCAGACGGCTCGCAAATCCCATTGAAGGAATTTGCCGATATCCGCGTGCAGAACGGCGCTTCCTTCATCTACCGCGAGGACAACTCGCGCTATATCGGTGTGCAATTCTCCGTCGAAGGACGCGACCTGGCGGGCGCGGTGGACGATGCCCGGCGCCAGGTCCAGGCCCAAGTCCCGCTGCCGCAGGGTTACCGGTTGGACTGGGGCGGCGAGTACAAAGATTACACCGCCTCGAGGCGCCAGCTCAACGTGGTGCTGCCCCTGACCTTGTTTGTGATCTTCCTGCTGCTGTTCGCGCTCTACCGCAACTTTAAGTTCCCGCTCATCACAGTTTTGGGGGTGTTGCTGTCGGCGCCGGTGGGCGGCATCGTGGCGCTGTGGTTGACGCATACGCCCTTCTCGGTTTCCTCTGGAATTGGGTTTCTGGCCCTGTTCGGCGTCTCAGTCCAAACGGCTGTGGTCTATATCTCTTACGTGAACGAACTGCGCGGCAGCGGCATGGAATTCCGTCGAGCGATTCGCGATGGAGCGATCCTGCGGCTGCGGCCAATCATGATGACGGCGCTGGTAGCCGCTTTAGGGCTTCTTCCGGCAGCCATTGCCACCGGGGTCGGCACCGATTCCCAGAGGCCGTTCGCGCTGGTCATTGTTAGCGGCCTCTTTACGCGGCTTCTGATCAGTATTTTTCTGATGCCCGCTCTGTATGTCATCGTCGCCCGACCGTTGGACCGGCTGGAGGTATGA
- a CDS encoding efflux transporter outer membrane subunit, with protein sequence MLPWPEAKGLPYTSPGQRPGKGKPDSGLQANGLPHRESHKAGHCPATTHASACSQGVSPGKISAWVPLLVLFLAGCAVGPNFKRPAAPQVSGYAPGPLGSTTGTTNMPGGAPQHFLSGSDIPAEWWRLFHSKPLDELIELSLSNNPTIKAAQAALTMAKETVLAQRGAYWPSITGSFSAARQKTSQLISPTPNSGALYFSLYTPQVSVSYVPDVFGLNRRTMESLKAQEGQARFALMATHITLSANVAAAAIQEAALRGQIDATRQLVDINSNMLQKLQDQYAKGYAARLDVVAQEAQLAQVAATLPPLLKLLAQQRDLLSALAGRFPSQSPAARFELADLHLPQDLPLSLPSQLVTQRPDVRQAEESLHAASAEVGIAIANRLPNITLSADAGTMALEAGQIFSSPEGFWTLAGGLTQPIFQGGALLHKQRAAKAAYTQAAEQYRATVLTAFQNVADTLHALLQDANSLRAAAASRDAAKASLDLARNQFEAGYSGYLPFLTAEQAYQQASILLVQAQASRYADTAALFQALGGGWWNRADLSKN encoded by the coding sequence ATGCTGCCTTGGCCAGAGGCCAAGGGCCTCCCCTATACCAGCCCCGGGCAACGCCCTGGGAAAGGCAAACCAGACTCCGGTTTGCAGGCCAACGGCCTGCCTCATAGGGAGAGCCATAAGGCCGGCCATTGTCCTGCAACCACTCACGCCTCGGCCTGCTCCCAGGGAGTGTCACCCGGGAAAATTTCTGCATGGGTCCCGCTTCTAGTCTTATTCCTGGCCGGCTGTGCGGTCGGCCCCAATTTCAAAAGGCCGGCGGCTCCCCAAGTCAGCGGTTACGCCCCGGGTCCGCTTGGCTCGACCACCGGCACGACCAATATGCCTGGCGGAGCACCGCAACACTTCCTGAGCGGCAGTGATATTCCCGCAGAATGGTGGAGATTGTTTCATTCCAAACCGCTCGATGAGTTGATTGAACTCTCGCTCAGCAACAACCCCACCATCAAAGCGGCCCAAGCTGCTCTCACCATGGCGAAAGAAACTGTCCTGGCTCAGCGAGGCGCCTACTGGCCCAGCATCACGGGAAGCTTCTCGGCGGCCCGCCAGAAGACCTCCCAATTGATTTCACCGACACCCAACTCAGGGGCGCTGTACTTTAGCTTATATACTCCTCAAGTCAGCGTCTCCTACGTGCCGGATGTCTTTGGCCTGAACCGCCGGACGATGGAATCCCTGAAGGCCCAAGAAGGGCAGGCGCGCTTTGCGCTCATGGCGACCCATATCACCCTGAGCGCGAACGTAGCGGCTGCCGCCATTCAGGAAGCCGCCTTGCGCGGACAAATCGACGCCACCCGCCAACTGGTGGACATCAACTCGAACATGCTCCAAAAACTTCAGGACCAGTACGCTAAAGGTTACGCGGCCCGGCTGGACGTTGTCGCTCAAGAGGCGCAACTGGCCCAGGTCGCGGCCACCCTGCCGCCTTTGCTCAAGCTATTGGCCCAGCAACGCGATCTCCTCTCCGCTCTTGCTGGCCGGTTCCCCAGCCAAAGCCCTGCCGCGCGCTTCGAGCTTGCCGACCTGCATCTGCCACAGGACTTGCCTCTGAGCCTTCCCTCGCAACTGGTCACCCAACGCCCGGACGTGCGCCAGGCCGAGGAAAGCCTTCACGCCGCCAGCGCCGAGGTTGGGATTGCCATCGCTAATCGCCTGCCCAATATCACCCTCTCGGCCGATGCCGGCACCATGGCCTTGGAGGCGGGTCAGATTTTTTCAAGTCCGGAAGGTTTCTGGACTTTGGCGGGAGGTTTGACCCAGCCCATTTTCCAAGGCGGGGCTTTGCTGCACAAACAAAGGGCCGCCAAGGCAGCCTATACACAGGCCGCCGAGCAATACCGGGCGACGGTCCTGACCGCCTTTCAGAATGTGGCCGACACATTGCACGCGCTCCTGCAGGATGCCAACAGCCTGCGCGCAGCGGCCGCCTCGCGAGATGCTGCCAAGGCCAGCTTGGATTTGGCTCGGAATCAATTTGAGGCCGGCTACTCCGGCTATCTCCCCTTTTTAACGGCGGAACAGGCCTATCAACAAGCCTCCATCCTCCTGGTGCAGGCCCAGGCCAGCCGCTACGCCGACACCGCGGCTCTCTTTCAAGCCCTCGGCGGCGGTTGGTGGAACCGCGCGGACCTCAGCAAAAACTAA